In Ailuropoda melanoleuca isolate Jingjing chromosome 7, ASM200744v2, whole genome shotgun sequence, one genomic interval encodes:
- the LOC117803125 gene encoding uncharacterized protein LOC117803125: protein MKEHSGVRRHFEEHGSAPRRRNQMYQYYPSPLSFGSVRSKYFVSLVPESPGQEEWHPELMWKLLCNFIESLALSSDWMEVLYVSLGEGLSVFSLEKGEENRYLALGRANLKHCITNDQSLVSYLVGGLYFTTLSNPVVVIRTAKGHVSRSDVCHFQEEAFKVTTCFSTLLLFHAISFPATVTGNIPDSNYPATLGKFSGSSTALGI from the coding sequence gaGAAATCAAATGTACCAGTACTATCCATCCCCACTGTCTTTTGGGAGTGTGAGAAGCAAATACTTTGTCTCTTTAGTTCCTGAGTCTCCAGGTCAAGAAGAGTGGCATCCAGAGCTGATGTGGAAACTACTGTGTAATTTCATAGAGAGCCTTGCTTTGAGCAGTGATTGGATGGAAGTTTTGTATGTTTCCCTTGGAGAGGGGTTAAGTGTATTCAgcctggagaaaggagaggaaaacagaTATTTGGCCCTGGGCAGGGCAAACCTGAAACATTGTATTACTAATGATCAATCTCTGGTTTCCTATCTTGTGGGAGGATTATACTTCACTACGTTGTCAAACCCAGTTGTGGTCATAAGAACTGCAAAGGGCCATGTGAGCCGAAGTGATGTGTGTCATTTCCAAGAGGAAGCTTTTAAAGTTACTACATGCTTTTCCACGCTATTGCTTTTCCACGCTATTTCTTTTCCTGCCACAGTTACTGGAAATATTCCAGATAGCAACTACCCGGCCACACTAGGCAAGTTTTCAGGGTCAAGTACTGCATTGGGGATTTAA